CGGGGAAGGGACTGCGTGGTCCTTCCTCTGACCACATCCCTCTCCAACAGGTGGAAAGTGTAAGTGCAAGTTCAGACAGAAGCCCAGGTGAGATGGGTTCTGGGCATGCCCAAAAGGCCAAGCCTTGTGCAAAGAGAACAGGCCTGCAAGCCTTGTGCAAAGAGAACAGGCCTGGGTACTCTGCCCTGAGGTCTCTTGGGCTTTATTTCACACAAATCATCCCCTAGAAGGCTTTGGTCCCTAGCTTTGTACAACCCTACAGGGAAAACCAGCCAAGAAAGTGTCTAGGCAAGCTGAGAATCCCTTAAGCCCTGCGGGAGAGAACAAATAAGGGATTTATTCGtatgttatcatttttatttccctaGTCACCGCCCAGGGGATGGGCCGCCTCTCATCACACCAGGTAAGACACTCAGGGGGCGGCAAGGGATGGGGTTAGGGTCACAAGTGGCACCTGGAGAGGGAATATGCCTGCACTggggagaaggggctggagagatcctTGCAAACTGACCCCATCCCTCCTCCAGGCTCTGCTCACAACTGCTGAAGATGGACCAGCTGAGGAGCACAGAGCGCCTCTGAGCCCAGGTCCTGGTTTTGGAGGTGGCCTGAACTCTAAGATGACATC
The genomic region above belongs to Microtus ochrogaster isolate Prairie Vole_2 linkage group LG4, MicOch1.0, whole genome shotgun sequence and contains:
- the Fxyd3 gene encoding FXYD domain-containing ion transport regulator 3 isoform X2, translated to MQEVVLSLLVLLAGLPALDANDPEDKNSPFYYDWYRLRVGGLICAGILCAVGIIVLMSGKCKCKFRQKPSHRPGDGPPLITPGKTLRGRQGMGLGSQVAPGEGICLHWGEGAGEILAN